A window of Phyllopteryx taeniolatus isolate TA_2022b chromosome 19, UOR_Ptae_1.2, whole genome shotgun sequence contains these coding sequences:
- the LOC133469247 gene encoding heparan sulfate glucosamine 3-O-sulfotransferase 2-like: MACALLLHRRLTKTSVCLLSLFLSYVGYCSLFHAEPLVLPASGDPAPSCGRRLPAAGACASPPPSAVAASRVKAAEGPPPAALLASTPKFGNKKLPNAIIVGVKKGGTRAVLEFIRIHPDVRAAGTETHFFDRHYDRGLEWYRGLMPRTLEGQITMEKTPSYFVTKETPHRIAAMSRDTKLIVVVRDPVTRAISDYTQTLSKSPDLPSFQELAFQNQSSGLVDTSWNAIRIGLYVLHLENWLRYFPLAQIHFVSGERLITDPAGELARVQDFLGLKRIVTDKHFYFNRTKGFPCLKKPESSGSPRCLGKSKGRTHVQIDRDAIEQLRDFYRPFNVKFYETVGHDFKWE, translated from the exons ATGGCATGTGCGCTCCTGCTCCATCGCCGGCTTACAAAAACATCAGTGTGCTTGTTGTCCTTGTTTCTTTCCTACGTGGGCTACTGCAGTTTATTCCACGCGGAGCCCCTCGTGCTGCCGGCCTCGGGGGATCCGGCTCCGAGCTGCGGTCGGCGGCTGCCGGCCGCTGGAGCCTGCGCGTCTCCTCCCCCGTCGGCTGTGGCGGCATCCCGGGTGAAGGCTGCCGAGGGGCCGCCACCGGCCGCGCTCCTCGCCAGCACGCCGAAGTTCGGGAATAAGAAGTTGCCCAATGCCATCATAGTTGGCGTGAAGAAGGGCGGAACCAGGGCTGTTCTGGAGTTCATACGGATCCATCCGGACGTGAGAGCTGCTGGGACCGAGACGCACTTCTTTGATAGGCACTATGACAGAGGGCTCGAGTGGTACAG AGGTTTGATGCCAAGGACTCTTGAAGGCCAAATCACCATGGAGAAGACTCCGAGCTACTTTGTGACAAAAGAGACGCCACACAGAATCGCCGCCATGTCCCGAGACACCAAGCTCATCGTGGTGGTACGAGACCCGGTCACCCGAGCCATATCAGATTACACCCAGACTTTATCCAAATCTCCCGACTTGCCAAGCTTCCAGGAACTAGCCTTCCAGAACCAGAGCTCGGGCCTGGTGGACACATCCTGGAACGCCATCCGTATCGGCCTGTACGTCCTTCACCTCGAAAACTGGCTGCGCTACTTCCCTTTGGCTCAGATCCACTTTGTCAGCGGCGAGCGCCTTATTACTGACCCGGCAGGCGAGCTGGCTCGGGTGCAGGACTTCCTGGGACTCAAGCGCATCGTCACGGACAAGCACTTCTATTTCAACCGCACCAAAGGCTTCCCGTGTCTCAAGAAACCGGAGAGCAGCGGTTCACCTCGCTGCCTAGGAAAGTCCAAGGGCCGGACTCACGTGCAGATCGACCGGGACGCCATTGAGCAGCTGCGAGACTTCTACAGACCCTTTAATGTCAAGTTCTATGAGACGGTGGGTCATGATTTCAAGTGGGAGTAG